A genomic stretch from Pseudomonas alkylphenolica includes:
- a CDS encoding AraC family transcriptional regulator, producing the protein MQEKDSVAVYFVQAALQGLADQPRRVAGVLAEAGIDPQLLTDNSARVVASAFAKLWLAVARELNDEFLGFDSNGMPQGSFALICRGLIHSANLGQALKLCLGGLNLFIRDIGGNLSLRGKHAVIRLDNRGQASSAAEETYLTIVLGLLCWLAGRRIPINRSQFVHPRPPHGDDHLFWGPNLSFETSHSEIEFDASYLSLPLVQDQTSLKQFLRTSPQWLIVRFSNRQGLGNQIFKALRHSRHEQWPTLADLAREHGMSIASLRRQLQREGFSFQELKDEVRRTIAFECLRNSQLSIGEIAERAGFQEASAFHRAFKQWTGQSPGHYRAKRLVQSNEYTPGAQPR; encoded by the coding sequence ATGCAAGAGAAAGATTCGGTCGCTGTCTACTTCGTCCAGGCCGCACTGCAGGGCCTGGCTGATCAGCCCCGGCGCGTAGCCGGCGTGCTGGCCGAAGCCGGCATTGATCCGCAGCTGCTGACGGACAACAGCGCCCGGGTGGTGGCCAGCGCGTTCGCCAAACTGTGGCTGGCAGTGGCGCGGGAGCTGAATGACGAATTCCTCGGCTTCGACTCCAACGGCATGCCCCAGGGCAGCTTCGCACTGATTTGCCGCGGACTGATCCACAGTGCCAACCTCGGTCAGGCCCTAAAACTCTGCCTCGGCGGCCTGAACCTGTTCATCCGTGATATCGGCGGTAACCTGAGTTTGCGTGGCAAGCACGCAGTGATCCGCCTGGACAATCGCGGACAGGCCAGCAGCGCCGCCGAAGAAACCTACCTGACCATCGTTCTCGGCCTGCTCTGCTGGCTGGCCGGGCGGCGCATTCCGATCAATCGCTCACAGTTCGTCCACCCCCGCCCGCCTCATGGCGATGACCACCTGTTCTGGGGGCCGAACCTCAGCTTCGAGACAAGCCACAGCGAAATCGAGTTCGACGCCAGCTACCTGAGCCTGCCCCTGGTACAGGACCAGACATCGCTCAAGCAATTTCTGCGCACCTCGCCGCAGTGGCTGATCGTGCGTTTCAGCAACCGCCAGGGCCTCGGTAACCAGATCTTCAAAGCCTTGCGTCACAGCCGCCACGAGCAGTGGCCGACCCTCGCAGACCTCGCCCGAGAGCACGGCATGAGCATCGCCAGCCTGCGCCGGCAGCTACAGCGCGAAGGTTTTTCCTTCCAGGAGCTGAAAGATGAAGTGCGCCGCACCATTGCCTTCGAGTGCCTGCGCAACTCGCAATTGAGCATCGGTGAGATCGCCGAAAGGGCCGGCTTCCAAGAGGCCAGCGCCTTTCACCGGGCATTCAAGCAGTGGACCGGACAAAGCCCTGGCCACTACCGAGCGAAACGGCTAGTGCAGAGCAATGAATACACACCAGGCGCTCAGCCTCGGTGA
- a CDS encoding acyl-CoA dehydrogenase C-terminal domain-containing protein: MADYKAPLRDMRFVLNEVFEVSKLWAQLPALAEVVDEDTAAAILEEAGKVTGGVIAPLNRSGDEEGCSWANGAVKTPAGFPDAYKTYAEGGWVGVGGDPVFGGMGMPKAISAQVEEMVNSANLSFGLYPMLTAGACLSINAHASEELKEQYLPNMYAGTWAGSMCLTEPHAGTDLGIIRTKAEPQADGSFKVSGTKIFITGGEHDLTENIIHLVLAKLPDAPAGPKGISLFLVPKFMVNADGSLGEQNSLSCGSIEHKMGIKASATCVMNFDGATGWIVDAPNKGLAAMFTMMNYERLGVGIQGLSLGERSYQNAVEYARDRIQSRAPTGPVAKDKAADPIIVHPDVRRMLLTMKALNEGGRAFSSYVAMQLDTAKYSEDAATRKRAEELVALLTPVAKAFLTDMALETTTHGQQIFGGHGYIREWGQEQLIRDCRITQIYEGTNGIQALDLVGRKVIGNGGVVLRQFTREIRRFVEQHDTSYAINLLDAVERLERTSKWLQECAADNPNETGAASVEYLHLFGYTAYAWMWARMAEVAHRKRIEGEAFYSAKLATAEFFFAHLLPRTLGLEASILAGSESLYGLADEQF, translated from the coding sequence ATGGCTGACTACAAAGCTCCCCTGCGCGATATGCGCTTCGTGCTCAATGAAGTGTTTGAAGTTTCCAAGCTGTGGGCCCAGTTGCCGGCCCTGGCTGAAGTGGTCGATGAAGACACTGCGGCGGCGATTCTCGAAGAAGCCGGCAAGGTTACCGGCGGCGTGATCGCCCCGCTGAACCGCAGCGGCGACGAAGAAGGCTGTTCCTGGGCCAATGGCGCAGTGAAAACCCCAGCCGGCTTCCCGGATGCCTATAAAACCTACGCCGAAGGCGGTTGGGTCGGCGTCGGTGGTGATCCGGTATTCGGCGGCATGGGCATGCCCAAGGCGATCTCGGCGCAGGTCGAGGAAATGGTCAACTCGGCCAACCTGTCCTTTGGTCTGTACCCGATGCTGACGGCCGGTGCCTGCCTGTCGATCAACGCCCACGCCAGCGAAGAGCTGAAAGAGCAATACCTGCCGAACATGTACGCCGGCACCTGGGCAGGTTCCATGTGCCTGACCGAGCCGCATGCCGGCACCGATCTGGGCATCATCCGCACCAAGGCCGAGCCGCAGGCTGATGGCAGCTTCAAGGTATCCGGCACCAAGATCTTTATCACCGGCGGTGAGCACGACCTGACCGAGAACATCATTCACCTGGTACTGGCCAAGCTGCCGGACGCCCCAGCGGGCCCGAAAGGCATCTCGCTGTTCCTGGTGCCGAAGTTTATGGTCAATGCCGACGGTTCCCTGGGCGAGCAAAACAGCCTGTCCTGCGGCTCGATCGAACACAAAATGGGCATCAAGGCCTCGGCCACCTGCGTGATGAACTTCGACGGCGCCACCGGCTGGATCGTCGATGCGCCGAACAAGGGCCTCGCGGCCATGTTCACCATGATGAACTACGAGCGACTGGGCGTGGGTATCCAGGGCCTGTCCCTGGGTGAGCGCAGCTACCAGAACGCCGTGGAATATGCCCGCGACCGTATCCAGAGCCGTGCGCCGACCGGCCCGGTGGCTAAAGACAAAGCCGCTGACCCGATCATCGTGCACCCGGATGTGCGCCGTATGCTGCTGACCATGAAAGCGCTGAACGAGGGCGGTCGTGCCTTCTCCAGCTACGTGGCCATGCAGCTCGACACCGCCAAGTACAGCGAAGATGCCGCCACCCGCAAGCGCGCGGAAGAGCTGGTTGCCTTGCTGACGCCGGTGGCCAAGGCCTTCCTCACCGATATGGCGCTGGAAACCACCACCCATGGCCAGCAGATTTTCGGCGGCCATGGTTATATCCGTGAGTGGGGCCAGGAGCAGCTGATCCGCGACTGCCGTATCACCCAGATCTATGAAGGCACCAATGGCATTCAGGCGCTCGATTTGGTTGGGCGCAAGGTTATCGGCAACGGCGGCGTGGTACTGCGTCAATTCACCCGTGAAATCCGCCGCTTTGTCGAACAGCACGACACGTCGTATGCCATCAACCTGCTGGATGCCGTCGAGCGCCTGGAGCGAACCAGCAAATGGCTGCAGGAGTGCGCTGCCGACAACCCCAATGAAACCGGCGCGGCCTCGGTGGAGTATCTGCACCTTTTCGGTTACACCGCCTACGCCTGGATGTGGGCGCGCATGGCCGAAGTGGCCCACCGAAAACGCATAGAAGGTGAAGCTTTCTACAGTGCCAAACTGGCAACCGCCGAATTCTTCTTCGCCCATCTACTGCCTCGCACATTGGGTCTAGAAGCAAGCATCCTCGCTGGCAGCGAGTCGCTGTATGGCCTGGCAGACGAGCAGTTCTGA
- a CDS encoding recombination directionality factor: MLKGLAITPPVLGRISIGKVIEKNGKRLPEKDDQFTITSQVQGKDGWLLHPLNDELRQGKDDKLRSIPVRLLFNEPELNFRADYTLFDRQSGRPLCVGNGETCKRVTQDGMQSLPCPSPDACPLAKGGACKPYGRLNVLIGDDDPLGSFVFRTTGFNSIRTLAARLHYFQAISGNRLACLSLELRLRGKSTRQSHGTPIFYVDLTVRNGMDIAEALQAANEQNKQRQAVGFDQAALDDAALRGFANGAFEDSEEDSSAVIEEFFTCRDTASINTQHEAPQTSPSSLAGKLEVLANQPH, from the coding sequence ATGCTCAAAGGTCTGGCTATCACTCCGCCGGTGCTCGGGCGGATTTCCATCGGTAAGGTCATCGAGAAGAACGGCAAGCGACTGCCGGAGAAGGATGACCAATTCACCATCACCTCCCAGGTGCAGGGTAAGGACGGCTGGCTGCTGCATCCGCTTAATGACGAGCTGCGCCAGGGCAAGGACGACAAACTGCGCAGCATTCCGGTACGGCTTCTGTTCAATGAGCCGGAGCTGAACTTTCGCGCTGACTACACGCTGTTTGATCGGCAGTCTGGCAGGCCGTTGTGCGTGGGCAATGGCGAGACCTGCAAGCGAGTTACCCAGGACGGAATGCAATCGCTGCCCTGCCCTTCGCCGGATGCCTGTCCACTGGCCAAAGGCGGTGCCTGCAAACCCTATGGCCGGCTGAATGTGCTGATCGGTGATGACGATCCGCTAGGTAGCTTTGTTTTCCGCACCACCGGTTTCAACAGCATCCGCACCCTGGCCGCACGCCTGCATTACTTCCAGGCCATATCGGGCAATCGGCTGGCGTGCCTATCGCTGGAGTTACGCCTGCGCGGTAAGTCGACTCGGCAGAGTCATGGCACGCCGATCTTCTACGTCGATCTCACAGTGCGTAACGGCATGGATATAGCCGAGGCGCTACAGGCTGCGAATGAGCAGAATAAACAACGGCAAGCCGTGGGTTTCGACCAAGCCGCACTGGACGATGCGGCACTACGTGGCTTCGCTAATGGGGCCTTTGAAGACAGCGAAGAAGACAGCAGTGCTGTGATTGAAGAGTTCTTTACCTGCCGGGATACAGCTTCCATCAACACCCAACACGAAGCACCGCAAACCAGCCCCAGCTCATTGGCCGGCAAGCTGGAAGTGCTCGCCAATCAACCCCACTGA
- a CDS encoding YqaJ viral recombinase family nuclease codes for MKATSLNRNTSKSRPALRLVSTKELPREDWLQIRKQGIGSSDAAAAVGLNPYKSQLELWMEKTGRDAGMPKADPQDEESPMYWGNVLEPIVAWHYSKRTKNKVRRINAVLQHPDPELPWMLANIDREVIGADDVQILECKTAGINGARLWKEGVPEYVQLQVMHQLAVTGKQAADVAVLLGGQTLEIHRIERDEQMIARLIELERKFWHYVETDTPPPADGTTSAESALRCLYPDDNGQVVDFRGHAGLAAAFIELKAVRQSIADKEKREAELKQMLQQAMGDASRAEFSNGYVSWRKAKDSIGLDVAQLLKDKPYLQAKYPLLKPGARRFLVG; via the coding sequence ATGAAAGCTACTTCATTGAATCGCAACACCAGCAAGTCCCGTCCGGCTCTGCGCTTGGTCAGCACCAAGGAGCTGCCCCGAGAGGACTGGCTGCAGATCCGCAAGCAAGGCATCGGCAGCTCGGATGCAGCTGCGGCCGTGGGGCTGAACCCCTACAAGTCGCAGCTGGAACTCTGGATGGAGAAGACCGGTCGCGATGCTGGCATGCCCAAGGCTGATCCTCAGGATGAGGAAAGCCCGATGTATTGGGGCAACGTACTGGAGCCCATCGTTGCCTGGCATTACAGCAAGCGCACGAAGAACAAGGTGCGGCGCATCAACGCCGTGCTGCAGCACCCGGATCCAGAGCTGCCCTGGATGCTGGCCAACATCGACCGCGAGGTGATCGGGGCCGACGATGTGCAGATCCTAGAATGCAAGACAGCCGGTATAAACGGGGCTCGCCTCTGGAAAGAGGGCGTGCCGGAGTATGTCCAGCTACAAGTAATGCACCAACTCGCGGTCACCGGCAAGCAGGCCGCAGATGTGGCTGTGCTGCTCGGTGGCCAGACGCTGGAGATCCACCGTATCGAGCGGGACGAGCAGATGATCGCTCGCCTGATCGAGCTGGAACGCAAGTTCTGGCACTACGTTGAAACCGACACACCACCACCGGCTGATGGCACGACTTCCGCTGAATCAGCCCTGCGCTGCCTTTATCCGGATGACAACGGTCAGGTCGTCGACTTTCGTGGCCATGCCGGACTGGCCGCAGCCTTCATTGAACTGAAGGCCGTTCGTCAGTCGATTGCCGACAAGGAAAAGCGCGAGGCTGAGCTAAAGCAAATGCTGCAGCAGGCCATGGGCGATGCCAGCAGGGCGGAGTTTTCCAATGGCTACGTCAGTTGGCGCAAAGCCAAGGACAGCATCGGCCTCGATGTCGCTCAACTGCTCAAGGACAAGCCCTACCTGCAGGCCAAGTACCCGCTGCTGAAACCAGGTGCACGGCGCTTCCTGGTCGGCTGA
- a CDS encoding DUF932 domain-containing protein: MAHLVETMAYVGATPWHGLGNNLPQKQPIEVWQREAGMDWQILESPVHFKSDAIGHLGTVHSFSEQKVLYRSDTKAPLSVVSQRYHTVQPREVLEFYRDLTEVSGYELETAGVLKGGRKFWALARTGQGAAIKGNDQVNGYLLLATSCDGTLATTATPTTIRVVCNNTLTIALDGTSRAIKVPHSTRFDGDLVKKQLGIAVSQWDDFMYRMRHLAERKVQWHEALGFFMNVMCETSPTGALPEQLPNERALRKVQELYEGRGRGSQLDSARGTAWGLLNAVTEYVDHERRARSTEYRLDSAWFGQGAQIKQRALETALQLVA; the protein is encoded by the coding sequence ATGGCTCATCTCGTCGAAACTATGGCCTACGTTGGCGCTACTCCGTGGCACGGCCTGGGTAACAACCTGCCGCAGAAACAGCCCATCGAAGTCTGGCAACGCGAAGCCGGTATGGACTGGCAGATCCTGGAAAGCCCCGTGCACTTCAAGTCGGACGCCATCGGCCATCTGGGCACGGTCCACTCGTTCTCCGAACAGAAGGTGCTCTACCGCTCAGACACCAAGGCACCACTGTCGGTGGTCTCGCAGCGCTACCACACCGTGCAACCTCGCGAGGTGCTGGAGTTCTACCGTGATCTGACCGAGGTATCTGGCTACGAGCTGGAAACTGCTGGCGTGCTCAAGGGCGGCCGCAAGTTCTGGGCACTGGCACGCACAGGCCAGGGCGCCGCGATCAAGGGCAACGACCAGGTGAATGGCTACCTGCTGCTGGCCACGTCCTGCGACGGCACCCTGGCCACCACGGCAACCCCCACCACCATTCGCGTGGTCTGCAACAACACCCTCACCATCGCTCTAGACGGCACCAGCCGTGCAATCAAGGTGCCGCACAGCACCCGCTTCGACGGCGATCTGGTGAAGAAGCAGCTCGGCATCGCCGTCTCGCAATGGGATGACTTCATGTACCGCATGCGCCACCTGGCTGAACGCAAGGTGCAGTGGCATGAGGCGCTGGGCTTCTTTATGAACGTGATGTGCGAGACCAGCCCGACCGGCGCCTTGCCGGAGCAACTGCCCAACGAGCGCGCCCTGCGCAAAGTGCAGGAGCTGTATGAAGGTCGTGGCCGAGGCAGCCAGCTGGACTCGGCTCGCGGCACAGCCTGGGGCTTGCTCAACGCCGTGACCGAGTACGTCGATCACGAGCGCCGGGCACGTAGCACCGAGTACCGCCTCGACTCCGCCTGGTTCGGCCAGGGCGCACAGATCAAGCAACGCGCTCTGGAAACGGCCCTGCAACTGGTCGCCTGA
- a CDS encoding helix-turn-helix transcriptional regulator translates to MQIDSFEDELRVIRISRLQVMLGLSRSTIYERIKPGSKWFDSDFPKPFKIGSFAVGWDLREIRAFIELKKQEGR, encoded by the coding sequence ATGCAAATAGATAGTTTTGAGGATGAACTTCGAGTAATCCGTATTAGTCGGCTTCAGGTCATGCTGGGGCTCAGTAGGTCGACTATATATGAGCGAATCAAACCAGGTTCAAAATGGTTTGATTCGGATTTTCCTAAGCCGTTCAAGATCGGAAGCTTCGCAGTCGGATGGGATCTGCGGGAGATAAGAGCATTTATTGAACTGAAAAAACAGGAAGGACGCTGA
- a CDS encoding YfjI family protein → MHGERPARQPSWNRTPPGPKEASSKHIASDTVPDLPFEVFSEAVDEVQRNIKSPKELAVCSALAMMSLACQGLYDVRSPLGNVCPLSLAIMAIAGSGSGKSPTLRALSASVFKYQEALLVERGLELIKYKSLHAVWLEILKAHKSKLRRCVKRGEDTEEVARLICEHQDKEPSPPLSLLFLNDDVTVQALFQTMNGGLSSAGWISSEASGILKGGAFQHFDKINSVWSGDGVRVGRVSSESYQVLDARLVLCLMIQPSVFESFNEIKGDAARGTGLTSRFLFCRPKSTQGSRITDGSEQRWDACERFGNKAVALLKEYVGDRRLGKCTRKVIRLSERASEIWNNTRNQIEKEISEDGVYGWAPDHASKLAENMIRLAAIFHIFEGREGDVSEATMRASIELGYWFSRQFNKVFSPDTMLENDASELHAWIRSNYDKKGERRVDKTYIRRHCPNRLRDSDRLEDIYEKLACDGLIRLVQEGKKGVVILN, encoded by the coding sequence ATGCATGGTGAGAGGCCGGCGCGGCAGCCGTCATGGAATAGGACTCCACCGGGACCAAAGGAGGCATCAAGTAAACATATTGCATCGGATACTGTTCCGGATTTACCGTTCGAGGTTTTTTCTGAAGCAGTTGATGAGGTGCAGAGAAACATAAAATCCCCAAAGGAACTGGCTGTTTGCTCTGCGTTGGCGATGATGTCATTAGCTTGTCAGGGTCTATATGACGTTAGGTCTCCTCTAGGTAATGTTTGCCCGTTATCGCTTGCTATCATGGCGATTGCCGGCTCTGGAAGTGGAAAGTCACCGACGCTTCGTGCGTTGTCCGCAAGTGTATTTAAATATCAAGAAGCGCTCCTTGTGGAGCGCGGTCTTGAGTTGATTAAGTATAAATCTTTGCATGCTGTTTGGCTCGAGATTTTAAAAGCACATAAATCTAAATTAAGAAGGTGCGTGAAACGAGGTGAAGACACTGAAGAAGTTGCTAGATTGATCTGTGAGCATCAAGATAAAGAGCCAAGTCCACCATTGAGCTTGTTGTTTCTCAACGATGATGTGACAGTCCAGGCTTTGTTTCAAACTATGAATGGGGGCTTGTCGTCGGCAGGATGGATCTCCAGCGAGGCGTCAGGGATTCTGAAAGGAGGAGCGTTTCAACATTTCGATAAAATCAATTCAGTCTGGAGTGGGGATGGTGTGCGGGTGGGGCGTGTTTCAAGTGAGTCCTATCAGGTGCTCGATGCGAGACTTGTCCTTTGCTTAATGATCCAGCCTAGTGTTTTTGAGTCATTCAACGAGATCAAGGGAGATGCTGCAAGAGGTACGGGTCTTACTTCTCGTTTTTTATTTTGCCGGCCTAAGTCCACTCAAGGCTCTAGAATTACAGATGGATCTGAGCAGCGATGGGACGCTTGTGAGAGGTTTGGAAATAAGGCAGTCGCTCTTCTGAAAGAATATGTTGGTGATCGTCGTCTTGGCAAGTGTACTCGAAAAGTGATTCGATTGTCGGAGCGCGCTAGTGAGATCTGGAACAATACCCGAAATCAGATAGAAAAAGAAATTTCGGAAGACGGGGTTTATGGGTGGGCGCCAGATCATGCATCAAAACTTGCAGAAAATATGATTAGATTGGCTGCTATATTTCATATATTTGAGGGTCGCGAGGGGGATGTTTCTGAGGCGACGATGAGGGCGTCAATTGAGCTTGGTTATTGGTTTTCACGTCAGTTTAATAAAGTATTCAGCCCTGATACCATGCTAGAAAACGATGCAAGTGAGCTCCACGCTTGGATTAGGTCGAATTATGATAAAAAAGGTGAAAGGCGAGTTGATAAAACCTATATTAGACGTCATTGTCCAAATAGACTTAGAGATTCAGATAGGCTGGAGGATATATACGAAAAGCTTGCCTGTGATGGGTTGATTCGTCTTGTGCAAGAAGGTAAAAAAGGAGTTGTGATTCTTAATTGA
- a CDS encoding tyrosine-type recombinase/integrase → MGKLNPKQVENLTEPGTYEDGDGLRLVVKSTGRKSWLLRFQLAGRRREMGLGSFPEVSLKKARQDASAKRSQLSDGIDPLAARDIERAAQREAQRASEAKQLKFETLAAEYRDAHGSSWSEKWRKGWLRKLELYAFDHIGKLSAEDIGTPEVLKVLQPIWATKTRTADEVRGQIEQVLDAAKARNLRQGENPARWRGHLDNLLSRSEKRKARKREHFEALRWQEVPELMIKLRANSTPPSWAAQLLIMTSARAHMVRFARWDEFDLEAGTWSLPDERMKMRVAFVIPLAKEVVELVKSIPRNEGNPFLFPGQGKTGVMHANAIRTLLHDMGYKHITRHGFRSSFRDWAGECTHYPREVCEMALAHDERDQTEGAYSRSDFLDKRRLLMNDWSIFTTPPPTT, encoded by the coding sequence ATGGGTAAGCTGAATCCGAAACAAGTCGAAAATCTGACCGAACCCGGCACCTATGAAGATGGTGATGGGCTTCGCTTGGTCGTCAAATCTACCGGGCGTAAATCCTGGCTGCTTCGATTCCAACTGGCGGGCCGTCGTAGAGAGATGGGGCTGGGCTCATTTCCTGAGGTGAGTCTCAAGAAGGCCAGACAAGACGCCAGCGCTAAACGCAGCCAACTGAGTGATGGCATTGACCCCCTGGCAGCCAGGGACATAGAGCGCGCCGCTCAAAGGGAAGCCCAGCGTGCAAGTGAAGCCAAGCAGCTGAAGTTCGAGACTTTGGCAGCGGAATACCGCGATGCGCACGGCTCGTCGTGGTCGGAGAAATGGCGTAAGGGATGGCTGCGAAAGCTAGAGCTGTATGCGTTTGATCACATAGGCAAGCTGTCAGCCGAAGACATCGGCACTCCCGAAGTGCTTAAGGTGTTGCAACCCATCTGGGCCACCAAGACTAGAACCGCTGACGAGGTGCGTGGGCAAATAGAACAGGTCCTGGACGCGGCCAAGGCACGCAACCTGCGACAGGGTGAGAACCCCGCTCGCTGGCGCGGGCACTTAGACAATCTGTTGAGCCGCTCTGAAAAGAGGAAAGCTCGGAAGCGTGAGCACTTTGAAGCATTGCGCTGGCAGGAAGTGCCGGAACTGATGATAAAGCTCAGGGCAAATTCCACTCCCCCGTCCTGGGCCGCTCAACTGCTGATCATGACCAGCGCACGCGCCCACATGGTTAGGTTCGCTCGTTGGGATGAGTTCGACCTAGAGGCTGGAACTTGGTCCCTGCCAGATGAGCGAATGAAGATGCGAGTAGCTTTCGTAATTCCGCTTGCCAAGGAAGTCGTAGAGCTGGTGAAGAGCATCCCGCGAAATGAGGGAAATCCCTTTCTCTTCCCAGGCCAAGGCAAGACAGGGGTAATGCACGCAAACGCTATACGAACCCTACTGCATGACATGGGTTACAAACACATCACTCGTCATGGGTTTCGGTCTTCATTTCGTGATTGGGCTGGTGAATGTACCCATTACCCACGGGAGGTCTGTGAAATGGCGCTAGCACATGACGAGCGTGATCAGACTGAAGGTGCATATTCTCGCTCGGACTTTCTGGATAAGAGGCGCTTACTTATGAATGACTGGAGCATATTTACGACACCCCCGCCAACAACCTGA
- a CDS encoding LexA family transcriptional regulator, which produces MNTSGDRLKTLLHECSLSPSDFAAQRRVTPQHVNNWFKRGVPLARLDEIAELLCVRSKWLRTGEGPKHPNPLPRLNTALRKPGTEPAEPSLLAASTTDDIRLPFYSMQSRQLRPIPDRHLRLPVRIFDTLGIDPDVALCVSMPASNMSPLLPRGSTLAIDCGLKHIVEGELYALLHNGRLRIHSLSQRANGTLRLHSHDSDEHPTETYSPAQLKNQKLSVLGWVFWWGHLRDSRPV; this is translated from the coding sequence ATGAATACCTCCGGTGATCGACTCAAAACCCTGCTGCACGAGTGCAGCCTCTCGCCTTCCGACTTTGCCGCCCAGCGCAGGGTCACGCCGCAGCACGTCAACAACTGGTTCAAACGCGGCGTACCCCTGGCCCGACTCGACGAAATCGCCGAGTTGCTGTGTGTACGCAGCAAATGGCTGCGAACCGGCGAAGGTCCCAAACACCCCAACCCCTTGCCGCGCCTGAACACCGCACTACGCAAACCGGGTACAGAGCCGGCGGAACCGAGCCTGCTCGCCGCCAGCACCACTGATGACATCCGGCTGCCGTTCTACAGCATGCAATCCCGGCAGCTCAGACCCATCCCCGACCGCCACCTGCGCTTGCCCGTGCGCATCTTCGACACCCTCGGTATCGACCCGGACGTGGCGCTGTGCGTGAGCATGCCTGCGAGCAACATGAGCCCGTTGCTGCCACGCGGCAGCACCCTGGCCATCGACTGTGGCCTGAAACACATCGTCGAAGGCGAGCTCTACGCCCTGCTGCACAACGGCCGCTTGCGCATCCACAGCCTCAGCCAGCGCGCCAACGGCACCTTGCGCCTGCACAGCCACGACAGCGACGAACACCCCACCGAAACCTACAGCCCGGCGCAGCTCAAAAACCAGAAGCTGAGCGTGCTGGGCTGGGTGTTCTGGTGGGGGCATTTGCGCGACAGCCGCCCGGTTTGA
- a CDS encoding DUF3077 domain-containing protein: protein MSKETGKTVGVVDFIRSEQSPTGLFRIAPGVPCDYALEQASTVLGCVHKLIQAGLLDEDGEMMWAAYFLCEFAKSIVDDVGLGMQKA from the coding sequence ATGAGCAAGGAGACTGGCAAGACGGTAGGTGTGGTGGATTTCATCCGCAGCGAGCAATCGCCCACGGGGCTGTTTCGTATTGCGCCGGGCGTGCCGTGTGATTACGCGCTGGAGCAGGCTTCAACCGTGCTCGGTTGTGTGCACAAGCTGATCCAGGCGGGGCTGCTGGATGAAGACGGCGAGATGATGTGGGCTGCTTATTTTCTGTGCGAATTCGCCAAGTCGATTGTTGATGATGTGGGGTTGGGGATGCAGAAGGCTTGA
- the ppa gene encoding inorganic diphosphatase, which translates to MSYSKIPAGKDLPNDIYVAIEIPANHAPIKYEIDKDSDCLFVDRFMATPMFYPANYGYIPNTLADDGDPLDVLVVTPYPVAPGSVIRARPVGILNMTDDGGGDAKVIAVPHDKLSQLYVDVKEYTDLPALLIQQIEHFFANYKDLEKGKWVKIEGWDGADAARAAITKSVAAYKG; encoded by the coding sequence ATGAGCTACAGCAAGATTCCGGCTGGCAAAGACCTGCCGAACGACATCTACGTCGCCATCGAGATTCCAGCCAACCACGCCCCGATCAAGTACGAGATCGACAAGGACAGCGATTGCCTGTTCGTTGACCGTTTCATGGCCACTCCGATGTTCTACCCGGCCAACTACGGTTACATCCCTAACACCCTGGCCGACGACGGTGATCCGCTGGACGTGCTGGTTGTTACCCCGTACCCGGTTGCCCCAGGCTCGGTTATCCGCGCCCGTCCGGTCGGCATCCTGAACATGACCGACGACGGCGGCGGCGACGCCAAAGTCATCGCCGTACCGCACGACAAACTGTCGCAGCTGTACGTTGACGTCAAAGAATACACCGACCTGCCGGCCCTGCTGATCCAGCAGATCGAGCACTTCTTCGCCAACTACAAGGATCTGGAGAAGGGCAAGTGGGTCAAGATCGAAGGCTGGGACGGCGCTGACGCCGCTCGCGCTGCGATCACCAAGTCGGTTGCTGCCTACAAAGGCTAA